In Amycolatopsis coloradensis, one genomic interval encodes:
- a CDS encoding conjugal transfer protein TraI, whose amino-acid sequence MTTTNLDHHDGGDNGDPEFSAGLAALEKHLADVAAQPATTAPPDPPVPDEKIPDIGPATPEVAGPVRRRPGSTRRVQRRIAEHAEAHQLLTLEHDDAPFEVTSDKVRARRKAVVEAARLWKLDRDPRVLAYRDARMVRLITRLALVSLVLALAWSTAGVQVFAAEGAPKWSPSWWFAWLVEPFCSLALLMVVGGKAYLATRGHEVADKGLDRAEWVFLSLTLGMNAWPHLPGITEQFTVSSLVLHILGPIVAMAVVRALPRLLAAFRELTIDLDDPEPGAATAVTATEPATEKPAAVRAAPARRSTPAKRSARATIPEPKRRDITALRAEFQKALASPPEGFDPGNGASIMRTLKCAKKYANQLRDEYLNRPSGGDA is encoded by the coding sequence ATGACCACGACGAACCTCGACCACCACGACGGCGGGGACAACGGGGACCCGGAGTTCTCCGCCGGGCTCGCCGCGCTGGAGAAACACCTGGCCGACGTCGCCGCCCAACCCGCCACCACCGCCCCGCCGGATCCGCCCGTGCCCGACGAGAAGATCCCTGACATCGGCCCCGCCACCCCCGAGGTGGCGGGGCCGGTTCGTCGGCGGCCCGGCTCGACGCGGCGAGTGCAGCGGCGGATCGCCGAACACGCCGAAGCGCACCAGCTGCTGACGCTGGAGCACGACGACGCGCCGTTCGAGGTCACCTCCGACAAGGTCCGCGCCCGCCGCAAGGCGGTCGTGGAGGCCGCAAGGTTGTGGAAGCTCGACCGGGACCCGCGGGTGCTGGCCTACCGCGACGCGCGGATGGTCCGGCTGATCACCAGGCTGGCGCTGGTGTCGCTGGTGCTCGCGCTGGCCTGGTCGACCGCCGGAGTCCAGGTGTTCGCCGCCGAAGGCGCGCCGAAGTGGTCGCCGTCGTGGTGGTTCGCGTGGCTGGTCGAACCGTTCTGCAGCCTGGCGCTGCTGATGGTCGTCGGCGGCAAGGCCTACCTCGCCACCCGAGGCCACGAGGTGGCCGACAAGGGCCTCGACCGCGCCGAGTGGGTGTTCCTGTCCCTCACCCTGGGGATGAACGCCTGGCCGCACCTGCCCGGCATCACGGAGCAGTTCACGGTGTCGTCGCTGGTGCTGCACATCCTCGGGCCCATCGTCGCGATGGCCGTGGTCCGCGCGCTGCCCCGGCTGCTAGCCGCGTTCCGGGAGCTGACCATCGACCTCGACGACCCGGAACCTGGCGCCGCGACCGCGGTGACGGCCACCGAACCGGCGACGGAGAAGCCGGCCGCCGTCCGGGCCGCCCCGGCTCGGCGGAGCACTCCGGCGAAACGCTCGGCGCGGGCGACGATCCCGGAACCCAAGCGCCGGGACATCACGGCACTGCGCGCCGAGTTTCAGAAGGCGCTCGCGTCGCCACCGGAGGGGTTCGACCCCGGCAACGGCGCGTCGATCATGCGCACCCTCAAGTGCGCGAAGAAGTACGCCAACCAGCTGCGTGACGAGTACCTGAACCGCCCGTCCGGCGGTGATGCCTGA
- a CDS encoding bifunctional DNA primase/polymerase, translating into MHDAQRRALLDIALTMAGRGWFVFPIMPGRKWPPAWHREERCPGRGPCGAGHVVPETLATTDPEVIERVWSREPYNVAVYPGKSGLHVIDCDVRKPAEPAGPDGWDELQALAARRGGPLPEAWTTTTPTGGRQLWYATPPGCRLPCTVKHIAPHVDTRGWGGYALAPGSVRQDGAYELFDDTDPPELPGWLVQASLKTLSTAASGRKKKPVAAPTAYVARAVQGEAERVRAAPSGQRNRALSTAAYALGQLVGAELLDVAHARAELQAAVTAWNTPESMTKDFGVIDTSLRAGSRNPRRVTGKAA; encoded by the coding sequence ATGCACGACGCCCAACGGCGCGCGCTCCTCGACATCGCGTTGACGATGGCTGGCAGAGGGTGGTTCGTGTTCCCGATCATGCCGGGCCGGAAGTGGCCGCCCGCCTGGCATCGCGAGGAGCGCTGTCCGGGACGAGGGCCGTGCGGCGCCGGGCACGTGGTCCCGGAAACCCTGGCCACCACCGACCCCGAGGTGATCGAACGGGTGTGGTCGAGGGAGCCGTACAACGTCGCGGTCTATCCCGGAAAGTCCGGGCTGCACGTCATCGACTGCGACGTCCGCAAACCTGCGGAGCCGGCCGGGCCCGACGGCTGGGACGAACTCCAAGCACTGGCCGCCCGCCGGGGCGGGCCGTTGCCGGAGGCGTGGACCACCACAACCCCGACCGGCGGCCGCCAGCTCTGGTACGCGACACCCCCCGGGTGCCGTCTTCCCTGCACGGTCAAGCACATCGCGCCCCATGTGGACACACGCGGCTGGGGTGGCTACGCGCTCGCGCCGGGATCGGTACGTCAAGACGGGGCCTATGAGCTGTTTGACGACACCGACCCGCCGGAACTGCCGGGGTGGTTGGTCCAGGCCTCGCTGAAAACCCTCTCCACGGCCGCCTCAGGGCGCAAGAAGAAGCCCGTAGCGGCGCCGACCGCCTACGTGGCACGCGCGGTGCAGGGCGAGGCCGAGCGTGTCCGTGCGGCGCCGTCAGGGCAGCGAAACAGGGCGTTGTCGACCGCCGCCTACGCCCTCGGTCAGCTCGTCGGTGCCGAGCTGCTCGACGTCGCCCACGCCCGCGCCGAACTTCAGGCCGCGGTCACCGCCTGGAACACCCCCGAATCGATGACCAAGGACTTCGGGGTCATCGACACCTCCCTGCGCGCCGGGAGCCGCAACCCCCGCCGCGTCACCGGAAAAGCGGCCTGA
- a CDS encoding helix-turn-helix transcriptional regulator has translation MSRTRDPKRAEWLTIAEVLAELGGGLARSTFNEWRAKKVAPRCIKLPNNQIRIRRSDFESWLEGRTEEAA, from the coding sequence ATGTCCCGCACACGCGATCCGAAACGCGCCGAGTGGCTCACCATCGCCGAAGTGCTCGCCGAGCTTGGCGGCGGTCTGGCCCGTTCCACTTTCAACGAATGGCGGGCGAAGAAGGTGGCGCCCCGCTGCATCAAGCTCCCCAACAACCAGATCCGCATTCGCCGCTCCGATTTCGAGAGCTGGCTTGAGGGTCGCACCGAGGAGGCCGCATGA
- a CDS encoding GmrSD restriction endonuclease domain-containing protein, translating into MVPLAEAARSGTRTWSRADRTRYANDPRVLVAVTAKSNRSKGDSDPAKWLPGKDKCGYLARWVETKHRYQMTVDQTEHDAIASRLRRC; encoded by the coding sequence ATGGTGCCGCTCGCCGAAGCCGCCCGCTCCGGCACCCGCACCTGGTCCCGCGCCGACCGCACCCGCTACGCCAACGACCCGCGCGTGCTGGTCGCCGTCACCGCGAAGTCGAACCGGTCCAAGGGCGACTCCGACCCCGCGAAATGGCTGCCCGGCAAGGACAAGTGCGGCTACCTCGCCCGCTGGGTCGAGACGAAACACCGCTACCAGATGACCGTCGACCAGACCGAGCACGACGCGATCGCCTCCAGGCTTCGCCGCTGCTGA
- a CDS encoding YfjI family protein: MSAEPATNIRDFPGRPAPTGTVVPASEDGASPWPDRPAPLSNLHALSRFPSEALPGWLADFTDAVAETMQTPVDLPGALALATLSTAAGGRVMVKVRDGWAEQTTLFTVVIMEPSARKSPVFTLMTEPIRTLERTLREEARHSIETARMQQQMAESARDKAQKKAATITGEELTDQQAQEEAIADAVDAALQADAIAIPHPPQLIADDVTPQKVATILAQQDGRLAVLSDEGTIFEIVAGRYSGNVNAEVFLKGYSGTELRVDRGDRSEYVARPALTLGLTIQPTVIEDLPPKLRGNGFLARILFARPIPLSGRRKIRPDPIPQEVAEAYTAKMLAMATALHGFEEPVTLEFSPAADDLMADIEAEIEPRLDPQGGEWADIADWAGKLAGQTARIAALLHLAEYPRTAWNNPQISDTTVANAWRITQYYATHAQATLEYIGQDDTIRIARRILDRISRRDWELGDRFTIRQAFQKIRTKQMKTDEFKRALELLADLGHVAAETQPERTSKGGRPPSPHYWRHPIYRTT; the protein is encoded by the coding sequence GTGTCCGCAGAACCCGCCACCAACATCCGGGACTTCCCGGGACGCCCCGCCCCCACCGGAACCGTTGTGCCTGCCAGCGAAGACGGAGCCTCGCCGTGGCCGGACCGGCCCGCGCCACTGTCGAACCTGCACGCGCTGTCCCGGTTCCCGAGCGAGGCGCTGCCGGGGTGGCTGGCGGACTTCACCGACGCGGTCGCCGAAACCATGCAGACCCCGGTCGATCTGCCCGGCGCGCTCGCCCTCGCGACGTTGTCGACGGCGGCCGGGGGCCGGGTGATGGTCAAGGTCCGTGACGGCTGGGCCGAGCAAACCACCCTGTTCACCGTCGTAATCATGGAACCGTCCGCGCGGAAGTCCCCGGTGTTCACGCTGATGACCGAACCCATCCGAACCCTGGAACGGACGTTGCGGGAGGAAGCCCGCCACAGCATCGAGACCGCGCGGATGCAGCAGCAGATGGCCGAATCCGCCCGCGACAAAGCCCAGAAGAAAGCCGCCACGATCACCGGGGAGGAACTCACCGACCAGCAAGCCCAGGAGGAAGCCATCGCGGACGCGGTCGACGCCGCGTTGCAGGCCGACGCGATCGCGATCCCGCACCCGCCCCAGCTGATCGCCGACGACGTCACACCACAGAAGGTCGCCACCATCCTCGCCCAACAGGACGGCAGGCTGGCCGTCCTCTCCGATGAGGGCACCATCTTCGAAATCGTCGCCGGACGCTACAGCGGCAACGTCAACGCCGAAGTGTTCCTCAAGGGCTACAGCGGAACCGAACTCCGGGTCGACCGCGGCGACCGCTCCGAATACGTCGCCCGCCCCGCACTCACGTTGGGGTTGACCATCCAGCCCACCGTGATCGAGGACCTGCCGCCGAAACTGCGCGGAAACGGGTTCCTCGCCCGGATCCTGTTCGCCCGCCCCATCCCGTTGTCCGGCCGCCGCAAGATCCGGCCCGACCCGATTCCGCAGGAGGTCGCCGAGGCCTACACCGCCAAGATGCTCGCCATGGCTACCGCGCTCCACGGCTTCGAGGAACCCGTCACGCTGGAGTTCTCCCCGGCCGCCGACGACCTCATGGCCGACATCGAAGCCGAGATCGAACCGCGGCTCGACCCCCAGGGCGGGGAATGGGCCGACATCGCCGACTGGGCCGGGAAACTCGCCGGGCAAACCGCCCGCATCGCCGCCCTGCTCCACCTCGCCGAATACCCACGCACCGCGTGGAACAACCCACAAATCTCCGACACCACCGTCGCGAACGCGTGGCGCATCACCCAGTACTACGCCACCCACGCCCAAGCGACCCTCGAATACATCGGCCAAGACGACACCATCCGGATCGCCCGCCGCATCCTCGACCGCATCAGCCGCCGCGACTGGGAACTCGGAGACCGGTTCACCATCCGCCAGGCATTCCAGAAGATCCGCACCAAACAGATGAAAACCGACGAATTCAAACGCGCCCTCGAACTGCTGGCAGACCTCGGACACGTCGCCGCCGAAACCCAGCCCGAACGCACCAGCAAAGGAGGACGACCGCCCAGCCCGCACTACTGGCGCCACCCCATCTACCGCACCACCTGA
- a CDS encoding DNA cytosine methyltransferase, whose protein sequence is MFTTYHEFAGFGGDTTGVLAVPGTEGILAANHDKIAIATHGLNHPGMDHYRGDIAKADIGGFPRVDFFWASPACPPWTDARGVKRDFDQNLQGVLFDPKTGPKALDPSVARARALMEEVPRYLRAMNRRGKPVLGGVVENVVQVVKWSEFKRWRREIEAEGYRTWVIALNAMHVTGPTLGKVAQSRNRFFLGYCHKSLGRVPDWDKWLRPKAYCSTCDEIVAAVQVFKKPGDVMGVYGIRNGQYVYKCPHRKCRNQIVEPEVMAASTIIDWSLDPGQRIGERVDERGRPDPLTPKTMARIEAGLERHMGALLAPAGGTWRQHATSVDEPLPTRTTRETDGLVCPPLLVSCAARAGVGTAITIDRPMRSQTCRRETAVVVPPFISIQRNGGSAKTAYPVDGPIPTVSAGGNHHGLVGPPADGRELALLMSYYGNGGTHSTGQPIGTLTTKDRYALLGGEGPPVDKCTFRMLEPHEIGAGMGFPSGYKMSSKVKRAQVRGYGNAVPPAMAEVLASALIETFSGEPLEPAA, encoded by the coding sequence ATGTTCACGACGTATCACGAGTTCGCCGGGTTCGGCGGCGACACCACCGGCGTGCTCGCCGTCCCTGGCACCGAGGGCATCCTCGCGGCGAACCACGACAAGATCGCCATCGCCACCCACGGGCTGAACCACCCGGGGATGGACCACTACCGCGGGGACATCGCCAAGGCCGACATCGGCGGGTTCCCGCGCGTGGACTTCTTCTGGGCCTCACCGGCGTGCCCACCGTGGACGGACGCGCGCGGCGTGAAGCGGGACTTCGACCAGAACCTGCAAGGTGTCCTGTTCGATCCCAAGACCGGGCCGAAGGCGCTCGACCCGTCGGTGGCGCGGGCCCGCGCGCTGATGGAGGAGGTCCCGCGCTACCTGCGCGCGATGAACCGGCGCGGCAAACCCGTGCTCGGTGGCGTGGTGGAGAACGTGGTGCAGGTGGTGAAGTGGTCGGAGTTCAAGCGCTGGCGCCGCGAGATCGAGGCCGAGGGCTACCGGACCTGGGTGATCGCGCTCAACGCCATGCACGTCACCGGCCCGACGCTGGGGAAGGTCGCGCAGTCGCGGAACCGGTTCTTCCTCGGCTACTGCCACAAGAGCCTCGGACGGGTCCCGGACTGGGACAAGTGGCTGCGCCCCAAGGCCTATTGCAGCACCTGTGACGAGATCGTGGCCGCGGTGCAGGTGTTCAAGAAGCCCGGTGACGTGATGGGGGTCTACGGCATTCGCAACGGCCAGTACGTCTACAAGTGCCCGCACCGCAAGTGCCGCAACCAGATCGTGGAGCCGGAGGTGATGGCCGCGTCGACCATCATCGACTGGAGCCTGGACCCGGGGCAGCGGATCGGGGAACGGGTCGACGAGCGCGGCCGGCCGGACCCGCTCACGCCGAAGACGATGGCCCGGATCGAAGCCGGTCTGGAGCGGCACATGGGCGCGCTGCTGGCCCCGGCCGGAGGTACTTGGCGCCAGCACGCCACCTCCGTCGACGAGCCCCTGCCCACCAGGACTACCCGGGAGACCGACGGGCTGGTGTGCCCGCCGCTGCTCGTGTCCTGTGCGGCGCGGGCCGGGGTGGGCACCGCGATCACCATCGACCGGCCGATGCGATCGCAGACCTGCCGCCGGGAGACCGCGGTCGTGGTGCCGCCGTTCATCTCCATCCAGCGCAACGGCGGCTCCGCCAAGACCGCCTACCCGGTCGACGGGCCGATCCCGACCGTGTCGGCCGGAGGCAACCACCACGGCCTGGTCGGGCCCCCGGCCGACGGGCGGGAGCTGGCGCTGCTGATGTCCTACTACGGCAACGGCGGCACCCACTCGACCGGCCAGCCGATCGGGACGCTGACCACCAAGGACCGCTACGCCCTGCTCGGAGGCGAGGGCCCGCCGGTGGACAAGTGCACCTTCCGGATGCTCGAACCCCACGAGATCGGCGCCGGTATGGGCTTCCCGTCCGGCTACAAGATGTCCAGCAAGGTCAAACGCGCACAGGTCCGCGGCTACGGCAACGCCGTCCCGCCCGCCATGGCCGAAGTCCTCGCATCAGCCCTGATCGAAACCTTCTCCGGCGAGCCGCTGGAGCCCGCCGCATGA
- the ssb gene encoding single-stranded DNA-binding protein, whose protein sequence is MAGLPEITMAGTLVAEPEMRFTPAGAGVCSFTLAANDRRLNKQTGEWEDAGATFLRCTVWRRQGENIADHCHKGDRLLITGELRQSEWNDKTTGEKRYGFDVQVTEAAVSTKFHPAKAIRAERSTAQGGGNGAGPWETAPAAPAGGGAGFSDEPPF, encoded by the coding sequence ATGGCTGGACTTCCCGAGATCACGATGGCCGGAACCCTGGTGGCCGAACCCGAGATGCGGTTCACCCCGGCCGGGGCCGGGGTGTGCTCGTTCACTCTGGCCGCCAACGACCGCCGCTTGAACAAGCAGACCGGCGAGTGGGAGGACGCGGGGGCGACGTTCCTGCGCTGCACCGTGTGGCGTCGCCAGGGCGAGAACATCGCCGACCACTGCCACAAGGGCGACCGGCTGCTGATCACCGGAGAACTCAGGCAGTCGGAATGGAACGACAAGACCACCGGCGAGAAGCGCTACGGCTTCGACGTGCAGGTCACCGAAGCCGCTGTGTCGACGAAGTTCCACCCCGCCAAAGCGATCCGCGCCGAACGCTCCACCGCGCAGGGCGGCGGGAACGGTGCGGGGCCGTGGGAGACGGCGCCGGCCGCGCCCGCCGGGGGCGGGGCGGGTTTCTCCGACGAACCGCCGTTCTGA
- a CDS encoding integrase, which produces MSETSYDVKIWNIETRRGKTKTSYRVVWFVAGQRFDEKLDTHAHAESVRSDLVAAARRGEAFHCTRGLPVSMLRNEADMPFFAFACKYIDMKWPRAAAKSRAGNADALASALPAMLKTTRGMPDDKVLRRALTGWAFNMKRRDDAKPPEIEDALKWVASNTLPTSRLSDLAKLREVLDQISLKLDGKQAAAKTVGRKRAVIHNMLEYADELKLVTANRLSEVKWTAPKTVRAIDKRVVINPSQARKLLTAVGAQKVDTAPRRSSGPMLKAFFAVMYYAALRPEEAAMLSKPDLQLPERGWGELLLSETAPIAGAAWTDSGGRRDRRQLKQRGRGEVRTVPSPPPLTAILHAHLAEHGVAADGRLFRSLVGGDLAESTIARVWDNARRAVLTEAEYASPLGRRPYDLRHACVSTWLAGGVPSTQCAEWAGHSVAVLHQIYAKVIAGLESAAHQRIEEALGWTEGMDEDQ; this is translated from the coding sequence ATGAGCGAAACCAGCTACGACGTCAAAATCTGGAATATCGAGACACGGCGGGGAAAGACCAAGACCTCCTATCGCGTGGTGTGGTTCGTCGCCGGACAACGCTTCGACGAGAAGCTCGACACACACGCGCACGCCGAAAGCGTCCGCTCGGATCTCGTGGCCGCCGCTCGACGTGGCGAAGCGTTCCATTGCACGCGAGGGCTGCCCGTGTCGATGCTGCGCAACGAGGCAGACATGCCGTTCTTCGCGTTCGCGTGCAAGTACATCGACATGAAATGGCCGCGAGCGGCGGCGAAGTCACGTGCCGGTAATGCCGATGCGCTGGCGTCGGCATTACCGGCCATGCTCAAGACCACACGAGGAATGCCCGACGACAAGGTTCTCCGTCGTGCGCTAACCGGCTGGGCGTTCAACATGAAGAGACGGGATGACGCCAAGCCCCCGGAGATTGAGGACGCGCTCAAGTGGGTGGCCTCGAACACGCTCCCAACGTCGCGGCTGAGCGATCTCGCGAAGCTGCGTGAAGTCCTCGACCAGATCTCCTTGAAGCTCGACGGGAAGCAGGCCGCGGCCAAGACCGTGGGCCGGAAACGCGCGGTCATCCACAACATGCTGGAGTACGCCGACGAGTTGAAGCTGGTGACGGCGAACCGTCTCTCCGAGGTGAAGTGGACGGCGCCGAAGACCGTGCGAGCGATCGACAAGCGCGTGGTCATCAATCCCTCTCAAGCGCGGAAGCTGCTAACAGCAGTCGGGGCGCAGAAGGTCGACACAGCACCGCGGCGTTCGTCCGGCCCGATGCTCAAGGCGTTCTTCGCGGTCATGTACTACGCGGCGCTTCGACCGGAAGAGGCCGCCATGCTGTCCAAACCGGACCTCCAGTTGCCGGAACGCGGATGGGGTGAACTGCTGCTGTCCGAGACGGCACCGATCGCCGGTGCCGCGTGGACCGATTCCGGTGGCCGGCGTGACCGTCGGCAGCTCAAGCAGCGCGGGCGAGGCGAGGTTCGCACCGTGCCGTCTCCTCCGCCGCTCACCGCGATCCTGCACGCACACCTGGCGGAGCACGGAGTGGCGGCGGACGGCCGGCTGTTCCGGAGTCTTGTCGGTGGAGATCTCGCTGAGTCGACGATCGCGAGGGTCTGGGACAACGCGCGACGGGCAGTGCTCACCGAGGCCGAATACGCCTCACCCCTGGGCAGGCGACCGTACGACCTCCGGCACGCGTGCGTGTCCACGTGGCTGGCGGGCGGCGTTCCGTCCACCCAGTGCGCCGAATGGGCCGGGCATTCCGTGGCGGTGCTGCACCAGATCTACGCCAAGGTGATCGCCGGGCTGGAATCCGCCGCCCACCAACGGATCGAGGAAGCCCTGGGCTGGACGGAGGGCATGGACGAGGACCAATGA
- a CDS encoding RRQRL motif-containing zinc-binding protein, with the protein MARQYPWVLAAVPWSPDLEYTRGRLYGKPLLSRNTAPRHLLATRRQLRASGKRPGGQDPVAFLYFRCRKAGKTVYANLYLIDAAKPVRPMTPGRREALAKAMAARRTCRECRETGYAELPKAHRTCEACLYSAGLEPDSYLHEFLRGEPTLDAAGHAALSTHDHIAIGWELAG; encoded by the coding sequence ATGGCACGTCAATACCCGTGGGTGCTCGCGGCGGTGCCGTGGTCGCCCGATTTGGAATACACGCGCGGCCGCCTGTACGGGAAACCGTTGCTGTCGCGCAACACCGCACCGCGGCACTTGCTCGCCACCCGTCGCCAGCTGCGCGCGTCGGGGAAACGGCCGGGTGGTCAGGATCCGGTGGCGTTCCTGTACTTCCGGTGCCGCAAGGCCGGGAAGACCGTCTACGCCAACCTCTACCTCATCGACGCCGCGAAGCCAGTCCGGCCGATGACCCCTGGCCGGCGGGAGGCGCTGGCGAAGGCGATGGCCGCCCGCCGCACCTGCCGCGAATGCCGGGAGACCGGCTACGCGGAACTGCCCAAGGCACACCGCACCTGCGAAGCCTGCCTCTACAGCGCCGGGCTCGAACCGGACTCCTACCTGCACGAGTTCCTGCGCGGCGAACCCACCCTCGACGCCGCCGGGCACGCCGCCCTGTCCACCCATGACCACATCGCCATCGGATGGGAGCTCGCCGGATGA
- a CDS encoding FtsK/SpoIIIE domain-containing protein, with the protein MNPTDHNDRPESTPETVAATGSESARESVSTASELATVHPLRTCPDQHESTTSAGDESAPQVVEGRIISEYEYRLLTDQKAQREWRYADYRKQAAWLARTTRTAVAHDRTVSTLKFVGRNALVYPTLGAGVALKRWRDTHGSSRYERMMRAAELAGDHDKLADWEARDVAEKARRHDRAMDWIRSPWQLAKAAGAVTVCAAVLLLVLGLILWVGGKGEFLGPITAVVDAIAFAVWFVITYGALLVTGVTAGVVTWLWNLGRTSQAVPDLFRPASQRNLDDVVITPSIVVTALRDLRISELRKKIEAMEDGGAAMLSPIRLAGCGVEFDIHLPSGVDTEEVKRKRRKFAENMGRHEHEVFLTTPPAPRTVRVWAADSGELDKPIGPSPLVTDPTLTADLYTGRVPWGMDLRGDAVLMALLQCHLLVTGLSKQGKTASLRALALWLALDPSVQLYIADLKGIGDWRMFKPVAEELIEGPTDAHCIQATEMLEWGVKEMERRLMAFDGDKYRNGVPRELAKPGGPFAPIVLLVDEAQQAFMNPAKDEQNNPYGGQTSKSRYFMAARKIHNQGRAVNVVLWQGTQDPTNDNLPKLVREGAHIRAALALGTESQSRMALGDKAVDGGAAPHELRSGLDKGTLVVSGEGVPLPPGQPSMTVRTHFIDGDDSVTVINRAVAIRGAKTGKPQVEAPIVRDLLADVAEVLAGGDVKATDVGARLRELAPGYQPYAGLSAEKVREALDKVRVPVRFKDGVLTVRNRQVVEALAQRELEK; encoded by the coding sequence ATGAACCCCACCGACCACAACGACCGCCCCGAGTCCACGCCCGAGACCGTCGCCGCGACCGGTTCCGAGTCCGCGCGGGAGTCCGTCTCCACGGCGAGCGAGCTGGCCACCGTGCATCCGCTGCGCACCTGTCCCGACCAGCACGAGTCCACCACCTCGGCCGGTGACGAGTCCGCGCCTCAGGTCGTGGAGGGGCGCATCATCTCCGAGTACGAGTACCGGCTGCTTACCGACCAGAAAGCACAGCGCGAGTGGCGCTACGCCGACTACCGCAAACAGGCCGCGTGGCTGGCCCGCACCACCCGCACGGCGGTCGCCCACGACCGGACGGTGTCCACGCTCAAGTTCGTCGGCCGCAACGCGCTGGTCTACCCGACGCTCGGGGCGGGGGTGGCGCTCAAGCGATGGCGCGACACGCACGGATCGAGCCGCTATGAGCGGATGATGCGGGCGGCCGAGCTGGCCGGGGATCACGACAAGCTCGCGGACTGGGAGGCCCGCGACGTGGCGGAGAAAGCGCGCCGTCACGACCGGGCGATGGACTGGATCCGGTCCCCGTGGCAGCTGGCGAAGGCCGCGGGCGCGGTCACCGTGTGCGCGGCGGTGCTGCTGCTGGTGCTGGGCCTGATCCTGTGGGTCGGCGGCAAGGGCGAGTTCCTGGGCCCGATCACCGCGGTGGTCGACGCGATCGCGTTCGCGGTCTGGTTCGTCATCACCTACGGCGCGCTGCTGGTCACCGGCGTCACCGCCGGGGTGGTGACCTGGCTGTGGAACCTGGGCCGCACCTCTCAGGCCGTCCCGGACCTGTTCCGCCCGGCCTCGCAGCGCAACCTCGACGACGTGGTGATCACCCCGTCCATCGTGGTCACCGCCCTGCGTGACCTGCGGATTTCCGAGCTACGCAAGAAAATCGAGGCGATGGAGGACGGCGGCGCGGCGATGCTGTCCCCGATCCGGCTGGCCGGCTGCGGTGTCGAGTTCGACATCCACCTGCCGTCCGGGGTGGACACCGAGGAGGTCAAGCGCAAGCGGCGGAAGTTCGCCGAGAACATGGGACGCCACGAACACGAGGTGTTCCTGACCACCCCGCCCGCGCCGCGCACAGTGCGGGTGTGGGCGGCCGACTCCGGGGAACTGGACAAGCCGATCGGGCCGTCTCCGCTGGTCACGGACCCGACCCTCACCGCCGACCTGTACACCGGACGCGTCCCGTGGGGCATGGACCTGCGCGGGGACGCGGTGCTCATGGCGCTGCTGCAATGCCACCTGCTGGTCACCGGCCTGTCCAAGCAGGGCAAGACCGCGTCCCTGCGGGCGCTGGCGTTGTGGCTGGCCCTGGACCCGTCGGTGCAGCTCTACATCGCCGACCTCAAGGGCATCGGTGACTGGCGGATGTTCAAACCGGTCGCCGAGGAACTGATCGAAGGCCCCACCGACGCGCACTGCATCCAGGCCACCGAAATGCTGGAGTGGGGTGTGAAGGAGATGGAGCGCCGCCTGATGGCCTTCGACGGCGACAAATACCGCAACGGTGTGCCCCGTGAGCTGGCCAAACCCGGCGGGCCGTTCGCGCCGATCGTGCTGCTGGTCGACGAGGCGCAGCAAGCGTTCATGAATCCCGCCAAGGACGAGCAGAACAACCCCTACGGCGGGCAGACCAGCAAATCACGGTACTTCATGGCCGCCCGCAAGATCCACAACCAGGGGCGCGCGGTGAACGTCGTGCTGTGGCAGGGAACCCAGGATCCCACCAACGACAACCTGCCCAAGCTGGTCCGCGAGGGCGCGCACATCCGCGCGGCGCTGGCGCTGGGAACCGAGTCCCAGTCCCGGATGGCTCTCGGGGACAAGGCCGTTGACGGTGGGGCCGCACCGCACGAACTGCGCTCTGGCCTGGACAAAGGCACGTTGGTGGTGTCCGGGGAAGGGGTTCCGCTGCCTCCCGGGCAGCCGTCGATGACCGTGCGCACGCACTTCATCGACGGTGACGACTCCGTCACCGTGATCAACCGCGCCGTCGCCATCCGGGGCGCCAAGACCGGAAAACCGCAGGTCGAGGCCCCGATAGTGCGGGATCTGCTGGCGGATGTGGCTGAGGTGCTGGCCGGGGGCGACGTCAAGGCCACCGACGTCGGCGCCCGCCTGCGTGAACTGGCCCCTGGCTACCAGCCCTACGCCGGGCTGAGCGCGGAGAAGGTCCGTGAGGCCCTGGACAAGGTCCGTGTCCCGGTCCGCTTCAAAGACGGAGTTCTCACCGTACGTAACCGTCAGGTGGTCGAAGCGCTCGCACAGCGCGAACTGGAGAAGTGA